The window CGTGACCCGACCACCAGCAGGTCGGCGTCGTGTGACAGCCGTACGAGCGCGGCTGCCGGATGCTCCCCGCCAACGGCACTAAGCCGCACGTCAGCGCCGGACAGGTCGATGTCCTGCCGGTGCATGAACTGACGTAGCCACCCCTCAGCATGGCGCTGGGCCTCCGCACGGTCGGCGGCGTCCCGACGCTGCGCGGACTCCAACACCGTGCCGGCCGTGTCCTGCGCGGTCCACATGTCGCCGGCCATGACCGACGCGGCCGCCGCCGCGTGCGACGTGCGAGCCGGTTCGTAGACGTACACGACGTGAA is drawn from Euzebyales bacterium and contains these coding sequences:
- a CDS encoding universal stress protein, whose amino-acid sequence is MSVILGVDGSQHSVAALQLAVTEARCRSVDLHVVYVYEPARTSHAAAAASVMAGDMWTAQDTAGTVLESAQRRDAADRAEAQRHAEGWLRQFMHRQDIDLSGADVRLSAVGGEHPAAALVRLSHDADLLVVGSRGLGGFKGVLLGSISQHCVRHATCPVLVARLPRSDAETA